In Vanessa cardui chromosome 8, ilVanCard2.1, whole genome shotgun sequence, the following are encoded in one genomic region:
- the LOC124532086 gene encoding sphingosine-1-phosphate phosphatase 1-like — MWDNIIDYLKDPLLVVKVQNFFGVIYKKNNSSDETSIIHSDRNNSEDDSTRQHKRIPSDISGTSQSSCETDTSSECQEEVECLINNKFWYYLFVLGTALGDEIFYATFIPFWFWNIDGAVGRRVVLVWTIVMYIGQGFKDIIRWPRPGYPVKKLQDKWAIEYGMPSTHAMVGVSIPFSVLFYTMNRYQYPVHWGVIIAVSWCTLICVSRVYLGMHSILDIAAGLLLSSALLVVLIPVVDRLDWFLLTSQWSPLLVITISILVIVYHPQSDKWTPTRGDTTMIVSVCAGILTGSWTNYQLGNMSASPLAPPYAVEWPSVDMWGCTLLRTTLGFCGVLATRALAKSVSFALACALLGASTVIVEYSYKYITYGLIGFNTTYVLPTVFDLLFINRPTYYTEI, encoded by the exons ATGTGGgataatataatagattatttGAAGGATCCACTATTAGTAGTTAAAGTACAGAACTTTTTTGGTGTCATCTATAAAAAGAACAATTCAAGTGATGAAACGAGTATCATTCATTCTGATAGAAATAATTCTGAAGATGATAGTACGAGGCAGCACAAGAGAATCCCCAGTGATATATCGGGGACCTCACAGTCTTCTTGTGAGACTGATACTTCATCAGAATGTCAAGAAGAAGTGGAATGTTTGATCAATAACAAATTCTGGTACTACTTATTTGTACTAGGAACTGCACTGggtgatgaaatattttatgcaacATTTATACCATTTTGGTTTTGGAATATTGATGGTGCCGTTGGGAGAAGAGTTGTGTTAGTGTGGACTATTGTTATGTATATAG GTCAAGGCTTCAAAGATATAATAAGATGGCCTCGGCCCGGTTATCCAGTTAAGAAGCTGCAGGATAAGTGGGCAATAGAGTATGGTATGCCCTCAACCCACGCTATGGTCGGTGTTTCAATACCATTTTCAGTCTTATTTTATACCATGAATAGGTACCAGTATCCTGTGCACTGGGGAGTCATAATAGCAGTGTCTTGGTGTACATTGATATGTGTTAGCAGAGTTTATCTCGGGATGCATAGCATTCTG gataTAGCAGCAGGTCTGTTGTTGTCATCGGCATTGCTGGTAGTCTTGATCCCTGTAGTGGACCGACTGGATTGGTTTTTGCTAACTTCCCAATGGTCACCTCTACTAGTCATCACCATCTCGATTCTTGTTATTGTATATCACCCACAATCAGACAAGTGGACACCCACAAG GGGCGACACGACGATGATAGTGAGCGTGTGCGCCGGCATCCTGACGGGTTCGTGGACGAACTACCAGTTAGGCAACATGTCGGCCAGCCCGCTGGCGCCGCCCTACGCAGTGGAGTGGCCGAGCGTGGATATGTGGGGTTGCACGCTGCTGCGGACCACGCTGGGCTTCTGCGGCGTGCTGGCCACGCGCGCGCTCGCCAAGTCCGTGTCGTTCGCGCTGGCGTGCGCCCTGCTCGGCGCCAGCACCGTCATCGTCGAGTACTCCTACAAGTACATCACGTACGGCCTCATCGGTTTCAACACCACCTACGTGCTGCCCACAGTCTTCGATCTGCTGTTCATAAACAGGCCGACCTACTATACCGAGATTTAG